The Gasterosteus aculeatus chromosome 18, fGasAcu3.hap1.1, whole genome shotgun sequence genome segment TCTACCACCGTGCGAGCCGGTTCTCTCCCACACTCGTGCTAAATGTCACTTAACCGTCGCTCCACCCTCTTCGATCTCGTGTCCTTCCACCCTCAGCGGACGGAGGACCGGTCACCGGAGGCTTTGTTGTCCTCTTCTCCCTTTTGGTCTTTTCCCACACTCTGCTACTTCTCGTCGTCGGCGTCACTGAATACCGATTTAGACCCACCGCAGCATGACGTAAGACCCCCACCTCCGAGGCACAGGCTTTGCGCTTATTGCTGCACGAATATTAACTATCGAGGCGTCTTCAGGGTCCCGCGGATGTCACAAAAACAAGCCAATCACCCGTCGGCCGTTGTTGGCTGATGAGCTCTGAATGCAGGACACAGCTGGTCTGAGAACTTTAAATGCAGTGAGACATTCACTCGACGGGAGGGACGTGAAAACGAGGAAATTTCTCTCCATCAGCCGACCAGTGAGACGGGAGAAACTCTTTTATATATAAACAATTGCTCGGCCTTTAATATTTCTTCCCCGACACGCTGCTGCAAATGcaaagtggagagaaaacacggGGCGACATGAGCAGCAGAGACTTGAGAATTAACAGTTAATCTGTGTTGCTTGCACTAGAAATCAATATTATAAAAGCCATCTTTCACGCAGTTGTTTATTAATCAAATTAATTACGACGAAGGTAACTACCGTTAACACTTTGGGCCTATTTACAGTTGTCTTTTATTAACTGGGAACGAAGCTCTCGATAATCCGTGAGGACTGTTCAACAATCGTTAAATCCGTGAATATCGGTGTTCCACACGCTGCGGTTCCCCGTATTAACGCCGTCTCCAGAAAATAAATTGGCCCGCTTAAATGCAAATGAGCAAATTGCCTCATTTGCAGCTCGCGGCTGGCGACCGGGAGACGAGCGCTGACAAAGACTCGTAGCACAGGACGCGGCGCAGTCAGAAGGAAGTGACCTCACCTTAATTAAATACCcaaaaggtcaaagggcaaCAGGCCGCCTTCGTCCGTCTGCTCGTGTGCCGTTCAGCCACTCACTGGCTCAAACATTACCCAGGAGCCCTTGTTGAAGTGACATGGCGAGTGAGGAGACTTGTCATCACAGACAGGCGCCCTTTTAACCGCCTCCATTCCTTTGCTTAAAACTAACAGCCAACAGAGCAGAAGGAGACTTAGACAGTGTTTTTGTTCCCGAGATGGAAACTTTCCCGCATCCGTCTAAACAGAAATGGCATTTGTAATGACATTTCTTGTTTCAAGCacttgagggagggagggagggagagaaggagggaggggatgtGGTAACAGTTGAAAGCCTATTTCATAACCAGTAAATTCTACATGAAATTCCTCCCTGATAATATTCAtggtctttgtgttttctatagggtttttggtttgttaGTCCCGGACCCTTTAATGAACTTTCCCCAGACGGAGTCACGAGGAGATGGTGCAGCATGTGACCCGGGCTGCCTGTTTGTAATCTCATTTTCACTTATTTACCTCACGAGTCCCTTTGTCTGATGTGATCACCAGTTGCTCTCCTGCTGCATCTTCTGTATCAAACTGCGCTTGTTGTTACAACAGAATCCATAGTTGTCAACATTTTAAGGATTAGAAAATTCATGTTTTGATCCCCTACATCGAACAAAAAGTTCCCTCACCAttctacccccctccccccgctaaCAATGAAACCCTCGGTGGAGTATCACAGGCTCTGCTGTGGATTATGTTGTACAGTGGATTATGGGATTAGCATACGCACGTAGTCAGACGCTGGCCGGAGAACCAGCAGAAAAAGCTCTGGATTCGAATTCCAGTGTGATAATTCTTTCTGAGCTACTGCATCTGCATCTGGATGGAACAATCAGTCTATTGGCAGTGAAGTTAAAGAAGTGCTCATCATGGCTTCATCCCACATGCATCATTCTTAGAGCACAGCTTTAGTGATTGAGTTGTCATACCTTCCATCCAGGTGTTTTCCATTCATGAAAAAGCTCTTCATCCGTCTAGAAACCACCGGATGCTTTGGAAGTCGTCTTTGCTGGTTTGAGGACGTACTCATACAACTAAGGAAGTTATCCTAACTTGTGCGGTCCATCCGGCTCAACCGGCAGCGCCGGTTTCTCTTGTGGAGGTGTGTTGTTTTAGGGGGGTTGTCACTTGTCAATGGAAGTCGCGGTCTGAACCGTGGACACCTCACATGTGTGCGCTTGCTGACCCACGACCTCACCTACGACCTGATGATCAAAATAATAGTTCCGCAACCGCCATTTTCTGGGGCTGCAGATCCTTGGATGGTCGCTGGATGCGGATGACtcaataaaataacaaacacacattttgttttcaataaGAAGGAtgcaaaaagaacattttagaaTGTTTTAATCTGTAGCACCTCTAATTCTGCTGCAGCGGGGTCTACAAAGTAATCAAACTGATTTTCCTGTGCAGCTAGTTATAAGAGGACTTAGTCTGTATCCAAATCTACTGAACAGTACAACCAAACGTATTCTAACAAAAGCCGTACAAGGTCAAACGATTCCACGTCCTATTTTTAAACGGAACACTTTGAGGTTTGTTTAAAGGGAGTCTTTAAGTAGTCATCAGTTACGCCTTGTACAAATATTTACTTTGCCAAAACCCACATTGACCTCTATTTCAAATCCACGTAACACCTCAGGGAGCTTATTCAAATAGAGAATGTGTCCGTTTGATGGGTCACAGTGGGGATAACACAGTGGGTATTTCACttaaaccaaatcatcaccGGTGTGTTGACTGCAGGCCAAATTAGTCCGAGCACACGGGGCCACATTGTCTCCTAGGTTACCATATGACTGTCAATGCGGCATGCAGAAGGCTCGGTTGGATAGAGTCTGGCGCAGGGATGAACCCACATGAAATGTGTGATATTACATCCAGTCCAGCAAACTGGATGTAGAGCAAACATCACCGATTGTATTCAACCAAACAATTACTGGCGTAGCGCCgctaaaaacacaacaaggcTCCACAGAGCGTTAGAATGCCAGAGAACTGGAAGCAGCGCTCGCTTTGACCTTGCGTGCAATTAAAACCTAAGTGCATTTTGTTATGAAATAACACAAGTTTAGGACGTGTGAGGAAAACAGCCTCCTGGTcggctgctctcacacacacacagtgacaaagCGCTCACAGATAGCTCAGTGATCCACAAAACATTATGACAGCCTAGTTCCACCCATGCTGACAGCCTCtgtcgctcacacacacacacacacacacacacacacacacacacacacacacacacagtaatcagTGCAGCTACACCCCGGTGGGATTTGAGGAGCCTTTGTCAAGTGAAGTGTACTTGGCGGTGTACATTAATCCGGTTAACTCCGCGGTCGCAGTGTGATAACGTATTCATGCGTTTGTGGGTTTTGGTGAGAGACACAAAGACcctcaaacccttttttttcccttttgaaatGAGATTCAAAACGTTACGCACAGCATGATTGCTTTTCCTTCATTCCACGCCGCTGCTTTTGAAAGGTGAAATATAGAATAAGAATTGGCCACATGCTGAAAACGAATAGCTGTCAGAGTTTCACCACGTGACTCTTACAGATCACATTGAACCTCTGAAGCACAAATTGTGAAGTTACTCCAACCCGAGGGCTTAATATCGCActaaaaacacaagtttccatctgCTAATGACAAAGAGGTGGTGTGTTCGATCACACAAAGCGCCTCCCTAACAGACCCTGACGAAGCcacagatgtgtcctccaatcTATGTGCACCATGTTAGACTACCGGCCAGATATTTCAGCAGTAATGAGTCTTTCATCTGTGCAAAAGCTACAATTCCACATTCCTATTAGAATCGTGCTTTTCGCATCTCTTCCAGACACTTCTCGTTAGTGACAGCAGACGTTGTGTTTGTCGTTACGCCCGTTGATTGATCTCGGCTTCGACCGGCACAAAGCACTCAGCCTGTGAGGGACGTTTGTTTCTCCGTGGGCAAACAGCATGGGATGCTGCCTAAAATCAATTTCTAATCTATCCCTTCctaatattaatcatatttccTTAAGGGCTTAAGGACCTGAGGAAATGCAGGTCAGCACATAAACCCGTTCCACTCACattcacaacaacaaccccgGGCCCGGTGGCCCCGCTTCCATTCAACGGAACAATACAGAGCTGCTATTCAACAACCGGGGCGACAACTGGCAGGATGGAAACCTCCCCACAGGGCAGCCATGACTTCATGCACACGAGCCGACGAGTAGCTGAGGAGCAGCTTTGGCTTCTTTTCTGGCTTCTCATGAGCACATTGAGTTAGATGCTGCTATTTGACACCTTTTAGGTATATTATATCTATATTATCCAACATCATTTGGAGAAAATACAACGCACAACAATTTATCTCCGACTCAGAAAACAAGATGAACTTATTTATCTTTATCCCAACAGAGAGCGCCCTCCGGTGGCATAATAGTGCCACTAATAGCCCAAAGTgtgcttgcatgtgtgtgtgtgtatatgcgtACTCACCAAGTTTTAGTGACATCTCAGTATGGTAATATCCATCTTGTTGCTTCTTTTTCAACATAGAGCAAAGATCCAGCCGCTCAACCGTCTGGTCTCCAAAAAACCTGGATGTTTCAAGCGGAGAGGGCGACAAAGAGAAAGCGTGAGACCAAAACACGACAAAATTGAAACAAAACGGTATGCATTAGTGATAAATATAAGTGAGGTTCATTTAAAGTGCAAAGAAAATCATGAAGTCttgattttataaaataaatgttaaaaatgggATTCTCTCCCATCTATAAGGTGCAAAAGTGCTACACAGCAGAACAACCACCTACTTGTTAGTGTAGCTGGAGTAGAGGGCCGGGTCCACACGCTTTATACCCTGAGGGacacaaagggaaaaaagtgTTGACGTCACTGACTATCACACTTTTGagaagaagagacacacacacaggatgcaaTGTCATCAGGTGTCAACAGGACAATAGAAAGATAGACTCTTTCCTCCGTGCCTCCCTTCCTGACCGCTGACTGTTTGTGCttatctctccctcccctcttatTTATATCTTCATCCATTTCACAACAACCCTCTTCATCACTATTCTGTTTCCTTTCTTCATAAACCTTTCTTCTACTTCAAATCCATCCTAACATAACTAAACGTTATGTTTAGGAACTAtgcaaatataaacatttagtttCTATTAAAACCCCACAGAAGGCTGGGACAATCATTTGTGAGTCATGATATCAATGCTTAATTGGTTAAGTAAGTACTACAACAATCTTTGCTGACATTATCCATTCaaaacaattaaattaaaatgaatttattATGCATGATGACTCAAATCACCAGACTTATAGTTCAAGTAGTTTGTAGAATGCCCCTTTAACTGATTTCAAAGACACTTCTGACTATAATTAAACTACAAATATTGTAGAAGATAATCAGTTAAAGAAGATCAGTTAAATATTAGCAGTGAAATGTATATTGGACTGAAAATGATGTTGCTATCGGCTAAAAGCTTTAATAAATGCTGTCATGCCGAGCATCTCTATCACAGTATGAACTTCgaatgtgtttacacacaccTGGGATCGTAGTTTTGATGCTCTGGACAGCTTCATAATGGTGAGGTGGGGTTCAAACCCACGGTTGCCTTCTTGCAGAAGACCCTGCTCCTCAAATTCGCTCCGCAGCAACTCTGCAAACGCACAAACGCAACAACTAAAGTTCCATAAGCAACCGCTGGTATTGAGGAGGCCGAAGAGGAATGAGAGTTATCAAAGTTACCATTTCACAGAGAGAAGACGCGTGAATGAGGTCATGAGAGGGTCACAGCATCGCAAAATCACGAATTTGGTCGAAGCCACGAAGGAGGACACAAACAGCGCAGACACAGACGGCACAAGATGCGAGACGGAAGATTAAAAGAAGCTTTTTACTCACATGTCTTTTGAACATAtgacatgaacacaaacaccgAACAGCCTGCAaggacaaacgcacacaaagacgcacacacaccgtGATGAGGTTTGGGGGGAAACAACAGAGGTATTTTTAGTCTCTACAGCTCTTCAGGGAGAGAAAGGTTAGTACATAATCAATAAGAGGCCTATTGCTTCTCCGAGGGGAACAACACAGACTTTTATCCTCCTTTGTTGccgtttgttttttcatgccgggaatattaattaaaaacacgaCATGGCGGCGTTCCTTTTGAACGCCTCTGTTTAGCAGGACCTACAGGTGTTCACAATGAGACCATGCAGAAGTGTTGCTGTGCTACACACGAGGCAGCGAAGGCAGAGTCACGGCCCAAACGTCAAGATAAAAGCAGAAATTGAGCCCAAACTGTTCCTATTAATAGTTCAACCCACTTCATATTTGTTGCAGCCTGCAATCAGTCACTCAAAGGTTCAGGTTGATTGTGTCAGCGGGGTCATTATGGAGGGTCTGCCTGTGTTTGTGCCAGCTAATGCACACGGTTTGATGGGATGGATCCAGATTAGAcaagaagagacacacacacacacacacacacacttggttcATCTGATGACtgacaaaaaagtattttgaagACAACCCCATAGCTGTGGAAATGTTGTACAACCGCGGCCTTGGTCGCTTTATCTCTTTAAAAGATTAATTTACTGCATTTCCTATTTATATAAAGCCCCGAGATGAAATGCATTTTGGGATTTGTCTCAGCCCGGCCATCACTAATATGCTAAATGTAGTATTTGCTTGGAGCAGTTAATACACTGGATGAGCGGCTGTGAAATTTCCTATTGAGCCTGTGCACAGAAATGCATGTTTCTACTTTCACAAATCCCTGCTTGCATGTTTCTTATTAagcaattatgtgtgtgtgtgtgtgtgtgtgtgtgtgtgtgttgcaagaCCACAGAATCCTCTTAGAATTTTTAGATTAGTGTTTTTGCCAAAGGCACAAAACGTAAGTGTTTCTGCATACTCCCACGCACTTGTACAGATGGGAAATGAAAGAtgtaacaaaatgaatgaagggAAGTCCCACCCCAGATGTGAATAGCGTATGctgatacacaacacacacagggaccatGCAAATACAGTATAATATGACCACATCCACTTAAAGCAATTGAAGAAAAAGGACATTGCCACAACCAATATGAAATCAGTGCATGTAGTTGAATATTAAAGAGCTACAGATGTGTTTTATTATAGTGCAGGGGCCCAACTGAAGGGCCACATGTGAGGTCAAATAATTCCACCTGTTCCTCGGGCATCTCAAGGCAGACTTGGACCGCCTACAAACTTTGAATGCGAGTTGGCCCCTTCGCTTTAACACCTACAGCCCCCAAAATAAACTCTCCTAATCAGTCCAATCAGTGACCTCCTAAAGCCAATCCACCGCCAGGGAAAGCATCCGCTCCACCAAAGTGTCCACAACAAACACTACAAATCCTCCGAGCGGCTGCAGTGCTGCGCGGCGGACCCCCCCGGGGAGACGAGGAACAAAGTACCGCGTCACGATAAGATCCTCTGATGAAATGTTTCAGAGTGAAACACAGCACGAGTAAAACTACATGAAGAGCGAAACTGGAATTCAACATAAAGAGTGACAGACCTGGAGGAAAGGGAGAAGCAAAAAGGAcataaaatgacaaagaaagtgaaaagtttgtaacTGACCTGCCGCACtgtccagtgtgtgtctgtgtagtcCGGGAGCCAAACTGACAAACACCACCTCCTTCCTGAAATGACCGATCCCCGAGAAGGGCAGCACCAGGTCCCGCCCACCCAGTAGCTCAGCCAGTGGCGGCCCGGACCGGTCCAGCGCGGTTGCCGCGCTTTGAGgaaatatacacattaatatacacacacacacacaatcacaacttaatcccctctctctcgctctctctttctctccctccctctcatatTACATAAGTGAATCTAGTGATTACTAATGACAGTCTTCTGCAGGATGCAGATTAAGCATCAGTGCCGCCCCGTCACACGGCCGATATggtagaaaatgaaatgtactttttaaaaatgaaatcaacaGTTGTCACTGTGAGGAGTCGGAGGCAGTAATCACAGCAATGGCACCGAACCATCGGTCAAACTGAAAGCTCTTCATATTCTCCATTCTGCCATTGACAGGATGCATTGTCCTATTCAGGTAGAAGGTTCACTGTACCAAGTGAATGCAGAgtctgtttgcatgtttgtgcgCATCCACTCACAGGTCTACTTGCTCCTGACTGGCGAGATGAGTGACCAATAGCGTGATGTGGAGAGTCGGGACAGGCAACATGGCTTTGGCCAATCGGGGCTCCTGCCGAAGCACCGCCTCCTGGATCTCCATCACGGCAGAACTGATCTGGCATTGGATACATTTTATTAGTCGCCGCCGGTCAGACGCTGTCACACAAACTATGTTAAGTGAACTTTTATTACCTGCTTGTTGGTGATGGGGATGGAGACAAAGTAGTTGGGGCGTTGGctcgctttcttctttttcatctctGCATCCTCTTCACTGTCAACTCGCCCTCCATggtctcctctcttcctctttctctctttttggatCAAGCTGGAGACTAGAAGAAAGGGGCTAGGAAATgttatattcataaaaaaagtgaGTTCTAACGTTAGTTAAAACACATCATTTATATACAGAATATACATACATTCAAGCTCTTTCAATGTAGTGGGACTGGTCAGAGAGAACGGAAGCTCCGATATTAAAGCATCAGTATCAGCCGACTTGAGCTGTTTCTTCATcaatttcttcttctccctccgcatcttcatcttcatcctcctcctgtttgATCCTGCTTGAGAGATTTCTTTAAATGATTGATTAGGCTGACCAAAAagaccaattaaaaaataaagcaatatctGTAGGGATACTGAAAGGCAAATTTTTTAAACTACA includes the following:
- the akap7 gene encoding A kinase (PRKA) anchor protein 7 isoform X1, which codes for MQPASISYGKETKPATEEQEEGTREAVIREESGTQDEECVRMNPGQVDAVALDVQQETAAPEISQAGSNRRRMKMKMRREKKKLMKKQLKSADTDALISELPFSLTSPTTLKELEFSSLIQKERKRKRGDHGGRVDSEEDAEMKKKKASQRPNYFVSIPITNKQISSAVMEIQEAVLRQEPRLAKAMLPVPTLHITLLVTHLASQEQVDLAATALDRSGPPLAELLGGRDLVLPFSGIGHFRKEVVFVSLAPGLHRHTLDSAAELLRSEFEEQGLLQEGNRGFEPHLTIMKLSRASKLRSQGIKRVDPALYSSYTNKFFGDQTVERLDLCSMLKKKQQDGYYHTEMSLKLDVNPLRARRSSGRRRSEPDEAELLRVSRRLVEDAVSRALLQYKQESLQNGGGPNATPPQPPGDTEELATKADTTANAATASRK
- the akap7 gene encoding A kinase (PRKA) anchor protein 7 isoform X3 encodes the protein MQPASISYGKETKPATEEQEEGTREAVIREESGTQDEECVRMNPGQVDAVALDVQQETAAPGSNRRRMKMKMRREKKKLMKKQLKSADTDALISELPFSLTSPTTLKELEFSSLIQKERKRKRGDHGGRVDSEEDAEMKKKKASQRPNYFVSIPITNKQISSAVMEIQEAVLRQEPRLAKAMLPVPTLHITLLVTHLASQEQVDLAATALDRSGPPLAELLGGRDLVLPFSGIGHFRKEVVFVSLAPGLHRHTLDSAAELLRSEFEEQGLLQEGNRGFEPHLTIMKLSRASKLRSQGIKRVDPALYSSYTNKFFGDQTVERLDLCSMLKKKQQDGYYHTEMSLKLDVNPLRARRSSGRRRSEPDEAELLRVSRRLVEDAVSRALLQYKQESLQNGGGPNATPPQPPGDTEELATKADTTANAATASRK
- the akap7 gene encoding A kinase (PRKA) anchor protein 7 isoform X5, translated to MQPASISYGKETKPATEEQEEGTREAVIREESGTQDEECVRMNPGQVDAVALDVQQETAAPAGSNRRRMKMKMRREKKKLMKKQLKSADTDALISELPFSLTSPTTLKELEFSSLIQKERKRKRGDHGGRVDSEEDAEMKKKKASQRPNYFVSIPITNKQISSAVMEIQEAVLRQEPRLAKAMLPVPTLHITLLVTHLASQEQVDLAATALDRSGPPLAELLGGRDLVLPFSGIGHFRKEVVFVSLAPGLHRHTLDSAAELLRSEFEEQGLLQEGNRGFEPHLTIMKLSRASKLRSQGIKRVDPALYSSYTNKFFGDQTVERLDLCSMLKKKQQDGYYHTEMSLKLGGRRRSEPDEAELLRVSRRLVEDAVSRALLQYKQESLQNGGGPNATPPQPPGDTEELATKADTTANAATASRK
- the akap7 gene encoding A kinase (PRKA) anchor protein 7 isoform X6; protein product: MQPASISYGKETKPATEEQEEGTREAVIREESGTQDEECVRMNPGQVDAVALDVQQETAAPGSNRRRMKMKMRREKKKLMKKQLKSADTDALISELPFSLTSPTTLKELEFSSLIQKERKRKRGDHGGRVDSEEDAEMKKKKASQRPNYFVSIPITNKQISSAVMEIQEAVLRQEPRLAKAMLPVPTLHITLLVTHLASQEQVDLAATALDRSGPPLAELLGGRDLVLPFSGIGHFRKEVVFVSLAPGLHRHTLDSAAELLRSEFEEQGLLQEGNRGFEPHLTIMKLSRASKLRSQGIKRVDPALYSSYTNKFFGDQTVERLDLCSMLKKKQQDGYYHTEMSLKLGGRRRSEPDEAELLRVSRRLVEDAVSRALLQYKQESLQNGGGPNATPPQPPGDTEELATKADTTANAATASRK
- the akap7 gene encoding A kinase (PRKA) anchor protein 7 isoform X2, with the translated sequence MQPASISYGKETKPATEEQEEGTREAVIREESGTQDEECVRMNPGQVDAVALDVQQETAAPAGSNRRRMKMKMRREKKKLMKKQLKSADTDALISELPFSLTSPTTLKELEFSSLIQKERKRKRGDHGGRVDSEEDAEMKKKKASQRPNYFVSIPITNKQISSAVMEIQEAVLRQEPRLAKAMLPVPTLHITLLVTHLASQEQVDLAATALDRSGPPLAELLGGRDLVLPFSGIGHFRKEVVFVSLAPGLHRHTLDSAAELLRSEFEEQGLLQEGNRGFEPHLTIMKLSRASKLRSQGIKRVDPALYSSYTNKFFGDQTVERLDLCSMLKKKQQDGYYHTEMSLKLDVNPLRARRSSGRRRSEPDEAELLRVSRRLVEDAVSRALLQYKQESLQNGGGPNATPPQPPGDTEELATKADTTANAATASRK
- the akap7 gene encoding A kinase (PRKA) anchor protein 7 isoform X4, encoding MQPASISYGKETKPATEEQEEGTREAVIREESGTQDEECVRMNPGQVDAVALDVQQETAAPEISQAGSNRRRMKMKMRREKKKLMKKQLKSADTDALISELPFSLTSPTTLKELEFSSLIQKERKRKRGDHGGRVDSEEDAEMKKKKASQRPNYFVSIPITNKQISSAVMEIQEAVLRQEPRLAKAMLPVPTLHITLLVTHLASQEQVDLAATALDRSGPPLAELLGGRDLVLPFSGIGHFRKEVVFVSLAPGLHRHTLDSAAELLRSEFEEQGLLQEGNRGFEPHLTIMKLSRASKLRSQGIKRVDPALYSSYTNKFFGDQTVERLDLCSMLKKKQQDGYYHTEMSLKLGGRRRSEPDEAELLRVSRRLVEDAVSRALLQYKQESLQNGGGPNATPPQPPGDTEELATKADTTANAATASRK